cacccccatctccacccccatatccaccccatctccacccccatctccacccccatATCCACCCCATatccaccccatctccacccccatATCCACCCAATCTCcgccccatctccacccccatatccaccccatctccacccccatatccaccccatctccacccccatATCCACtcccatctccacccccatATCCACCCAATCTCCTCtcccatctccacccccatatccaccccatctccacccccatATCCAGtcccatctccacccccatATCCACCCAATCTCCTCTCTCATCTCCACCCCCATatccaccccatctccacccccatatccaccccatctccacacctatacacacatcTCATAGTGAAAgtgccctcacacatccaccacgTTAACAATCATCCACTCCTTGTCCTCAAGCATACACACCCAgagccagtacacacacacacatgcacacacacacacacacccagagccagcacacacacacacatacacacacacccagagccagcacacacacacacacacacacagagccagaacacacacacacacacagccaacacaCTCACAACGAGAgccagcacacatacacacacccagagccagcacacacgcacacacacacacagagccagcacccacacacacacacacacacacacacacacagagtcaacacacacacccagagccagcacacacacacacacacacacacacacagagccagcacacacacacacacctagagccagcacacacacacacacccagagccagcacacacacacacacacacacacacacacacacacacacacacacacacacccagaaccaacacacacacacacacacacacacacacacacacacacacacacacacacacacacacacacacacacagcaagcagAACCAGACATAAAGAACCAGGAGTGCATTTCCCAGACCTTTTTCTCTAAACATCCCCAGAACAGTGATCATCCAGGGAGCCGTTTGTTTAGCTGCTGGAGAGGAGGCCTGTTGTTGGGTGTGTTAGGGAGGGCCACAGGGACAAGTGCTTGTGTTTGGTCCCAGCTTATGAACGACAAACATCAAGGCCATAAGACCACAGTATCCAATTTGCCCTGACCGCTTCTGCTAGTCTTACCATGTGGCTAAACTCCACACTCAGGCCCTAAACACGTATTTCAGACACCGGTCAAGATGTCACCACCATCCTAAAATCCAGTGGAGCATCGCTACCCGTTTGCAAGACCATCGCGTCAGAAACGTCCACGCTGCTCATCTTCCTGTCGCTAGTCAGCTCCTCTTAGCTCATCCTCTCAAAGCTTGACATGAGCAGCACTGGCTACCATAAGAGCTTACGCCATctgctacacccactccacctctctactaaCATCCACCAATACAGCTTTACACACCATGCTCAAGGAAAGCAGCAGTAGTGGTAACCACGGGTGATTATTAACATATTACGTTCAGGCATATTAGTCAAgcagattgatttaaacatccCATAAGCAACAGGGAAACTCAGCTGAGGAAAATCCAGTAATGCCATAGCAACAAGGAcacagaccgtgtgtgtgtttgtacagggCCACTGAAGTTTCCAGAATAAAACTTTTAGTCACGAACACAGGCTTAATATTTACAAACGTGACCTGCCAGTCAAAAGCAGCGTTTGATCTGTGCTGGCACCGAGAGCGGCTGCTCCCCAGGCCGTGTGCCGTCATGGCGATTAAGAGTCCTGTCTCCACACGTGTCTGTCAGCGTCTTCccgagtacatgtgtgtgaggagacttGCGTGTGTCAGTCAGCCGCTGAGCCCGTGGTAATTACAACCCCGGTGTGTTCGACACTCTCCGAGGGTGGAGGACGCAGGACACGAGCAGCTTGCTGGACTGTCCCCCAGTGGGCTGGGCTGAGTGGTCCAGGAGCTCCGCCCTGCTCCGTCACTATGGGAGCTTGCAGCTGCCGCTCCGCTCTCAATAACCACCAGCTGCTGCTATCGGCTTCTGAAAGTGATGAGTGTGTCCCACACGCTGCCACGCTTGCTGCTCTGCATGCCTGAGCTCCACAGCATATCAGAGCTCCGTATCGGATCGCCGTATTGGATCGCCGTATCGGATCACTGTATCGAATCGCCGTATTGAATCGCCGTATCGGATCGCTGTATCAGAGCCCTCTGCTGGTGCAACTGAACATGAAGAGAGAAGCAGGTACTTACGCAGGCTGGTTCCTGACGTCCTGGTGGGTAATGTGTCGTAAGGTTGCCCAGGTACAACCAGGCTCTCCTCCCGCTCTAGGGTCTGGGCCGGTGCCGTCTGCCGCATTACCTGTGCCAgggccctgcacacacacatgcacgcacacacacgcacacgcacacgcacacacacacacgcacacacacacgcacacacacacacacacacacacacacacacacacacacacacacacctctgataCACTGGAGAGGTGCACTGCACTGCAGCTGATGCCCTAGTTGTATTCTAAGGTCTCGTGTCATGAGTGAGGTGGATGTCTACTGAGCAGGAGACTGACATCATCCTGCAGGCACATGAGTGTGGTGGAATGAAAGCATAACCCAGCGTGAACTTCTCAGAGCACAGGCTAACGAGGGCATGTGAGGAACTTCTACTGGTCTGctaataaaatgataaaatcTAGAACAGATGGAGCATTGAAAAAAAttgattcttttttttattgaatAACATTGACTTAGAACAACACATCTGGTATGTGGCTGGATAGATTGTAGTTGAACGATGACTACTTTATTATCTTATTATCCATTCTTAGCTACACTGGCTAAACTAGAAGCAGAGGTTACAGGACATGTTCTGAGATCTTGGCATATTTGTTACTGATCACCAGCTAGTGCTACTGCAAAACTCACAGTTTTACCCACAAATTCCTTTGCACATATCTGCTGTTGGGAATGAACTTTTTGAAGAAAGTTTCAAAATCTTTTTTTGAAAAATCAAGCTGTCTCCATTCCTAGTTTTTATCCCAATATTTTTCCAATATGGTTCTTGACCTCTACTTTATGTTTCCTAACAAACGATAGTTTCATGGCAGTTGTGACGTGTAGGAGAGTGGCTCGGTACTCTAAGGCAAACTGTCTGCGTCTTTAGGATCTGTTTACACCTCCAGCGATGACCTATTTGAGGGTCAGATGCCGACCCAGATAATGAGACTATTGAAGATCAATTAAGATCGCTACTTTATTTTAACCACGTTTGTATACAAATATCATGGAATAAATGGCTGACATGTTAACATACAATACAATTAAGCTGGCACAAACTACACAGTCATAAACTACACAGTCCTTTCTTGGACACAGTAGCATGTGCGTATTATGTTGCGTAATTATTGCGCTCTAGATCGTTAGGTACACGTATAGAAAAACTGTGGGATGTTCTCACATACCTGGACATGTTTTCTCTGTGAGGTCGATGTGCCTTTTCAAGTCCAAGTTTTGTGAATATCCCAACTAGTGCCATGATAGCAACTACTCCACATATTATATAGACAATCAAATTGGTTTTATCCTTGGTCGGATCGTGAGTGTTGTCGTTTTTCTTCGGCGGCGGTCTACCTGTCATTGACCAGGGTGGTGTATCGTAGTTTTTGCAGGTGGTCTGGTCAAGCCGCGAGGTCTTAAACTCGCAGCAGAATCGGAAGCCACAGGTTCCGCAGCAGTACAAATAACTGCCCGTCCGGCAAATAAACGGTGGGTCCCACTGCCCCATCACGTCGTAATACCCCCGGCATCTGTCTTCCGTGTGGGGAGCATCTGGGAGACCGTTCTCTCCGTCTCTGGACTCGTTGGATCCCGACACCATCACTAAACCATCCAGTTGTTTCCCAGGCTCTCCACCGGCATCACACACAAGAACTTTCATCAGAAAGTAACCAAGCAGCAGCCCCGCGCTTTTCATCCTGCGCTCTTATCCTCTTCTGTTTAACGGTGGATGTGACGCTGAAAATCAGACTTGAGTGTCTTGTCTCATAAAGTGTCAGGACGCTTATTCCGAACCAGCATCCTACCGCCATCCGCGATTATTCTCATTGTATCGGACACTTCAGAGCGCAACAGCCGATTATCTTCACATTCGAATATTTAGTTGTTCGACGACTGGGGTATTTGCCTACTAAGAAACAAAACATACAAGTCAAAACTGCATTGTGGCTTGTTGTAGGTATCCTTAAGTCCAGCAGGTTAAATCACTCTTCACCATGTCCGTGGTGCGTCGTAGCGCCGTCTGGCAGCTCCAGAGGACACGCAGCTCACGCACATAACGCTGAACAGGACCAAACGCGTAattatgagaggaggagagacccAAGTGTGGGTAGGTGCAAAGAGAAGAAAGCGAGAAACGGCCAGAGTGCCGCTATGCGTACGCAACTGACgtgtttattaaaaaaaatacatgttgcACCTTGATGTAAAGCAATTCTTTTAATAGTTAACGAAGTTAAAAAATGCCGTTTTTAAAAATTGCCTAAGTGTGGGTATGTTTTTGGATTTTCATTTCGCAAAGAACGTCAATGTATTTGAAACGTGGCCAAACTAAACAGCAAACTAAAAATCAGCTAGTGAAATAAACGTCATTATAACGCCGTCATAACCCGTGCTGCAGTGACACATTCAAAGCACATCATTCCTCGCCCTGCACCAGGCGCAATGGTGTTTTCTATTAATTTAAAACAGAATCGAGTCCTCATCATCATTGTAGatttttttgcaaaaaaaagagaaaagatctCAGGATAATAATTTGTTGATTACACAACAGTTCTGTCTTTTATATGATCTTTGTCCACCATGACAATCAGAAAGCTTATTTTAGAGCAGTTGTGATTAGCTGACAAGATCTAGGCCTACTCGCGCGCAACACAAAGGCTCAGACAGAAATAAAAGAATGAGGACTCAGACAGATCGAACTATCGTATTTGTCACTGTAGGGCATCCAGAGCGCGAGCACTGTCTCTGAAGACTTCTGGGAAAGCATTTTAACTTTGATTAACTGTGATAAATTAGTGACGCCAATTTTGCTTGATGATTTCACCTAATGAAGGACCGTAATAACCCTCAATGAGTCATAATAACCCCCCAGAGCTCAGGAAAGTAAGATACTAAATTTGTTGATTGCACAACACTTCTATCTATATTATTTTTGTCCACCATGGGAACCAGGCCCCTCATTTCATTGCACCTGTGAGGACCTATTATTCATTCTATGCTCAATAATTAAGTATCTATGCTCAATAATTGTGGCAGTCATGTGTAACCAAACAATGAGTAGTACAGTCTCAGCCAACCCGACGCATAGATTAAATGACCTATTTTCAGcattgaaagcatttcttcttGAACATTAGACAGAATAGCTATATCCATAATACCCCAGCAAAGGAGCAGCTACATTCTTATTACCCCAGCAACAGAGCGGCTACATTCTTATTACCCCAGCAACAGAGCGGCTACATTCTTATTACCCCAGCAACTCTCACTGGCATCTGTTTGCTTCTTCAAGTAATGATGTATTTCTTTATTGCTTTATTATCAACATGATGAAGGTGCCCAGACAAGCAAAGCCTTCGCGACAGGTTGAAACACGTATCATTTATTTTTCAAGAGGCGACTCTAAAACTCACATTGCACGCAAAGAATGTGAAGGCGCCGTCTGCCACCTGAGAAGATGTTCTCATTTGCATGCGAAGTTCATCTGAACTGTGGAGCAGTACTCTATTTAGGTTTGGCTGTCACAGGAATCACGTCTGTttctctttttatctttaaatgTGGCTCTACGGTGCCCTCCGTCCACGGGGACTCTATAAAGTTTGTAGGAGTGAaattgtgtgtgtacctctgagAGCACAGCTGGCTGGCGCTTCCTAATCACACCAGCTGACTACACAAAGCCCCAACTGTGCTGTTTATGCTACCCACAACCAAGAGACGACAGCAACAAACATCACATCCAACTTTGATTTTGAAAATGTATGATGACTGTGTGATCCCCACAGTCCAGTTCGTCAAAGTGGTGAAACTCTGATGTCTAACACAGTGGAAACATCACTGCACCTGTCTCATTAATCATTTCTGAGGTTACTACACAGAAAGCTCAGATCCTGGTTAAATCCAGCTTGGCTCTACTTTCATGTGGTAAACTGACCCTGAAGATTTCAAGAGTCTCACCGTGAGACAATAAGGATGATAGAAGATTTCAGAGCAGCTGTATCACTTTGAAACTGCAACAGATGCCATTCCTCACAGCCAGAGGGAACATCTTACTGAATCTACTCAGCCACGCAGAGCCATAATACAGTGACCTGCTGCGGCATTTCGTCCTGCATGGGGAAAGGATGTGATCAGACAATCTCCTCAGTTCCACAGCAGCGCTGCAGAACTTGTGAGAGCTGGAGAAGAAGGTGCTTTCCCTGTTCCTGCAGATCTCTGCTGCAGAAGAACCAAGAGCAGGCCTGCAGTCACCACCTGGCCTTCTACCTGTCCAGGTCAGCCAGCAGCAGAACTTGAGTAGGGTGCAGGACACATGACCTGCAGGCCTGCAGGAAGGTAGAGGCTAATCTCTGTTTTTCTGTGATGAATTATGGCCAAGTGAGTCCAAGATGCCATAGTGACTAAATAAAATCGTCCACGTGTCACAGTTAAATCAGACTGAAGCCAAATGCACATTGACCTTTTGAGACCTTTTGCCCCTTCCGTCCATCAACACGGTGCCAGTGCAAAGAGCACAGCACAAATCTATTAGTTCAGGAGAAAGAGGTCGGAAAAAAGGCTCAGAAAAACTCAGTTCCTGCTTAGCATTCAAGAGGCAGATGagaagcagatcccagggaggAGTGTAAATCAACCTGCTCATTGAGCCTCGTGAGGAAGAGTGATTCAGGGAGCCACTCCAACCACACTCAGCTCCTTCACAcccgagagagacagagagagagaaaaacacagagggagagaggaaaagagacaaGAGGGAGCGATTTGGGAGCCATTACCGAGCaacatgggaaatgtagtcagGTTGGGTCTGATTGTGACTCAAATTGTACATGTTCTGTGATTAGTCAAAGGTTACTGATTTTGTCTTTGAGGCCACTGTAACATTCCTGATTCTCACCAGCTTCCTTTTCTGCCATTGCCAAGAGGAAATGTTAATCTTCACTACTTGTAGTGATCATCGTCTATTTGGACTGCTGCCACCAAGCTGAATATTTTCAGCTTGCGACTGGCACGAAGTCAAAATGGGACTGACCATCCAAGCATGTTGCTCACTACACAAATAGATCTACATATCGGGTGCCAGCAGATACAGAGCCAGCATACTGTAGATTTAATTCCCGATGTAAACGTGAATGCCCATGTGACACAGGTGTATAGTGTGAGGTCACTGCTGGTCTGGCAACACGAGGTTCTCAtggaccatgtgtgtgtgttctcttctgCCAGGGCTGACTTCACCAGTGTGATACGGGCCCTCTCAGACTGGCTAGTGATGCTCTCTCTGCCATGACGAGGAACCCCGACCGTGATTCACAGTGATAAGATAATGTCAGGATATCTTACCGCCTCCCACGGCAGAGTATTTTCAGTTGAAAGGGGTGGTGTAAAAGTGAAAGCTACTAATGCAGGCCTTGTCCTGTGTGTTATAGCCTGATTCAACACAGATGGTTGTCAAGTCCTTCATGACTTTAAACTGGGTGCGTTGGAGCCATGACAGCAGTAAATGGCCTGGTTTATATCATCAGGTCACTATGGGCTTGTTTTGCCTTAAGGCGCTGAGGTCTGTTTTCTTCATTAAATTGAACATCCCCTCATTCTACAGGAGCTTTCCTGACGTTATTCCATTCTAATTCCACAGGTGATAATCTGGAGTTACCCCCCCGAGCAAGTAATGTCCTCTGAACAATTTGCCATACCCAGACTCAGACCCAGACTCAGAGTCAGACCCAGACACATCCGTCTGTATGCCAGATAGAGAAGtgtgatttgtaattcacacaGAACACATCTCACCTGCTCCAGAGTCCAGTGTCCGTGTGTTTTACACCTCTCCGTTTGGTGGTGTCATGGAAACCCAGGTCACCAAGCTCCCGGTTCAGTGTTTGTGCTGACGTTAATGCCAGAGGATGCTTGAAACGCAGCAGTTACAGAGTCAGCAGAGTGTTGGCCACTTTTACACACTGTTCTCCACCCGCTCTGGACGTGTTCTGacactttgtggctgagttaCTGTGGTTCTTAAGCGCTTTCAGTTTTCAATAATATCACTCTCAGTTGGCTGTGGAATTTCTAGAAGAGCCGAAATTTCAAACTGACCTGTTGCAGCACTGGCCTCCTGCTACAGGTTCCTCCCTCAAGTTCAGTCAGCACTTCGCAAACGGTTATCTTTCTAAATTTTTTCGCATTCTTTCATGAGTGTTTGTAAATGCAGACTGCATGGACAGTGGCTTGAGTTTCTACACCTGTAGTGCTGAAGAAGAATTATATTGTCCATATAATTAAGTAATGTAACAAATATTAAAGGTTGATATTGTTTGAGGCTTCGTGATCTGAGCTGAAATATTACATTTTGATGTATTCCGCATATATTTCTACATGCTGAAATTGTGATATTCATTGCAATATATTACACTGCTGAACCCTAATGTGATGTATAAAAGGTGCCCTGCATTATTTTACACCATTATATTGTACGTGCGTTTGATTATGTGAATGTTATAATTCATCAAAATACCTCCAGAACCTTATCTCGTGTGTGTGGGGCAAGTCAAGCTTTTGTCTGCACACAGTAAAAAGAGCTATTTGTTACAGGGTTCATTTCCATGTTGCAGTCTTCTGCCGTATTGGGTGCAGAGGCCATTATTgtgataaaatgtaaaaaaatgacACTATTCACAGAGCTGTCAAACCAAACGAGTTTAGCAGGATGATCACCTTAAAAATGTCGCTCCATTtttcagttaaaaaaaaaatcctgcaTAGGCGAAGAGAAAAGATGATGATGGCTGTTTGTGCTGGAGCGCTGACCCAAGGAGCTTAGCCTGAGCTCCACAGTGCAGGGCTGACACTGAGGGTCAGTGTGCGCAAGGGTGCAGAATCTGCAGCAAATTGCATTTGTTCCTCAATTAACATATCCAGCTTTTCTTTACCATCTGCCTGTTGAAGATAAAACAAACAATATTCCAGGGATTCGGGGGGGCTCGTTAAGCCACAGAAACTGCTTGGCTATCATGCGACCCAAGAATCACGGCCATTCTGGAGCTCAAGGCTGTTGGTTTGAGCGGAAGATGCGTTTGTGTTGTATAAGTGCCATGATCCCTCGCCGCAGCCTCACTGTGGAATTCAGGAGCGGCCGAAGCCGATTGGCTGGGTGTGCCACGGGTGATGGAGGGGAGGCAACAAATCCCGCCTTATCGCACCTCTTTGTTTGTTCTATTTGTGAGGAGAAAATAGCTGGATTATTTGATGCATGCAAAGCCTCCTCATACAGGAGCCCTGTATCCAGAGCCATGGGTCTTTTTCTCCAGGTGATATTGTCACCTGGAATTCAAGTCTAGGTAAACCCCATCAATCCTCAGAAACATGGCAATTCTGAGATTGGTCTACGTTAGGTGTTCATATACCCTAGTGCAGGAGGGCTAGAAACAAAGAGACGAGGTGTGCCCAGGCGAAGGCCGTGTATCGTTACAGCACGCGTTGGATAGTTAGCGGTATGTTCTTCATTCTAGTCTGCACGTGCGTGGTTTAATCAAACATGTCGTACAGGTGCAGCCTCGCACTCTCCAGCATTCTGCCGGTGCTCCAGGGCAAACCAAACTCTGAATTCCTCTCACATTGTTATCCCGTGGAAAGATTATTATTTAATGTGTTATTTTCCTCTTTTCTACCTAGGCTGCCATTGCCGTGAGCAAACATCAGAAAAGCCTCGTCAGACGAATAGGGTTCGGGCTCACTGAGCAGGTGTTTCTTAGAAGCAAGAAATCAGGTGTATTTATAGTATTGCCGTGTTGGATGATGAAGAGACTGTGGGACAATAAAGAGTTCGGCATTCATATTCCTGAATTCAGAGGTACAAACGATTGTTGTAGTAATCGCATGTTGTATATCAATGTACAGAAATGATTATTTGCTGAATTTGATTGGCAGGGGTTTAACAGTGGCCCAACAGGCTGTCCGTCAGGTGCTGAATGTGTTGTGTTATGCGAGCTGCAGACACAAAGGCACACGCGTGACAGACCTGCAGACACAAAGGCACACGTGTGACAGACCTGCAGACACAAAGGCACACGTGTGACAGACCTGCAGACACAAAGGCACACGCGTGACAGACCTGCAGACACAAAGGCACACGTGTGACAGACCTGCAGACACAAAGGCACACGTGTGACAGACCTGCGCACAAACAGCTGTGGCTGAACCGCAGCGCTAACATTCAACTCAAGGCTGCACACGCCACGCTGTTCGCATTTAATGATGTAATCACCTAACGCCACGTCTCCCTTTCCTGAGGTTCTTCCCAGGCAGACGAGACGGAGCCCTGGTGAGAGGCGGCGTCATCTGGAAACACTGCGCTGTCAGGAGAACCATCAGGAAAGAGCTTTTGTTCTGCAGGTACAACTGACACTGTCAGAAGATGAGCTGTTTCTCCTCGGGACAGTCTTTTGGGGCATGATGCCTGTCTTGGGCTGATCTGGGCTGATCTGATCCTGCACTGAAGGCTCCTTTTTATTTCACACAGCCATATTATCCTGGCTTCAGTCATGTTAGATCACGAGTGCTGAATCTCCTgttaatattttttttccagAACCGCTGTCTGTTGCTCTTTTTTTGAGTTTGTGAAGGTCTGTATGTCCAACCTGGGTTCTGTAATGAGCGTATGACCGGAACAGGACAGTGTGTTTTTCTGCATTGACCTTGAGCAGTTCAGGTAGTCTCGAGTAATGGAGCCACATGTTCACAGAGGAAGGTATCGGTCTGTGCATGGCTTGTTCAAGCTTTAAACCTTGCTGTTACTTCATGAAACCCTATTTCTTTTGCATTAAATATCACCAGTTGTCCATTTTCAGCTGTTTGTTTGATCTGAGCACACATATTGATTGCTTTGTTCTGTCCTTACAGTCAGTGTAAGAGTTGTGTCTCATACAAATCCTGGACGGAATGGACAGCTATTACCATGAAGGAAACCCTATCAGAGTTTTGTAGCCTCCATAACATGCTGCATCAATGAGAATCAATCATGAACTCCTGGCCAATCATAACGCATTTCCCACAAAGACCCAGCCTCCGCTCACCTGCATGCCTCTCACCTGCAGCTTATGAGACCAAAACCTTCCAGAAGCTCTGAAAGATAACAGGAGACGGAATTCGGCAAGGAAGAGCTAGATTGCTGTTTTTTCTCTTCAGAAACAACCTTTCAGTTGGCTACTCCATGGATTAGCAGTTAAAGACTTGTTAAGAACTAAATCTGATAAGcttcaaacagacagacagctgtGAGCAGTTTCCCTGTTCTGCTTCAAAAGCAGCATGTGTGAAAGTATCCCGTGAGCTTTAAAAATACctcaatttttaaaaatctaaatatCATTAGATTActtttgagtgtatgtgtgtgcgtgtgtgtatgtgtgtgtgtgtgtgtgtgtgtgtgtgtgtgtgtgtgtgtgtgtgtgtgtgtgtgtgtgtgtgtgtgtgtttataagaTACACGTTGCTTTCCCTGTAAGTGTAGGTATCACATGTCTTCTGCTGTActatgtgtaatttaaaaatCTGGagcattaaattatttttgAGTTATCCATTTTATTCTGTGAACTCAAAAgcaaaatacataaaaaaatcaGCTAGCTGTTCCTTTTCTAGTTTTCCAGAACTTCATCTTGTTTGCTGATATCACTTTTGGTCTCTTCTGTACAGATATCCTAGTCATTTACTCGTGCATGCACAGACTGGACTCTTCCTCCATAACACAGGACCCTGTGTCAGTTCACTGTGTCTCTCTACTGTCCCCCAGGCACTGTGTTGTTGGAGAATTGCTGCTATGGTTGTGGTGCTTAGGAGTGAAAACTCAGGCCTGCGATCTGTTTTTCTGCGTATGGTGACGCACCCTTCATCCTTCATGCTTCATCCTTCATGCTTCATCCTTCATGCTTCATGCTCTAGGAGAGAGATTCCTTGGGGCACATTTCTGTTCTCTGCTGCTGATGGttggaaacacacacaacaggtctCACCCCCTGGTTTCCCTTTATTTAAAGAAAAGAT
This Brachyhypopomus gauderio isolate BG-103 chromosome 6, BGAUD_0.2, whole genome shotgun sequence DNA region includes the following protein-coding sequences:
- the shisa9b gene encoding LOW QUALITY PROTEIN: protein shisa-9B (The sequence of the model RefSeq protein was modified relative to this genomic sequence to represent the inferred CDS: inserted 2 bases in 1 codon) translates to MAVGCWFGISVLTLYETRHSSLIFSVTSTVKQKRIXERRMKSAGLLLGYFLMKVLVCDAGGEPGKQLDGLVMVSGSNESRDGENGLPDAPHTEDRCRGYYDVMGQWDPPFICRTGSYLYCCGTCGFRFCCEFKTSRLDQTTCKNYDTPPWSMTGRPPPKKNDNTHDPTKDKTNLIVYIICGVVAIMALVGIFTKLGLEKAHRPHRENMSRALAQVMRQTAPAQTLEREESLVVPGQPYDTLPTRTSGTSLQGTQMTSVVPSATLMQAMTQYPALGQISHTYEQPQPGKEINKYASLKAVAEKANENFYTNRRHMGELAVKGTLPLQPLRLEPEPANPYSPERPKLNGHRAKSAKVPGAHTLPYGSSTIASPGMLKAWDATETLARRHTYGPKRHSALLGQVNELTSVHSQPYLPPQPYFVTNSKTEVTV